The genomic region GACTGTTTGACAATGTCAATCACTTCATCCGGGCTTTTTTCCAAAGCGGCTTTCAATCCCTCATAGCCGCCATGCGCCACGTACACATCGTACTGGTCAATGTTCGGAATCTCGCGGTGTCGCAACAACAAGTAAACTTGTTCCATGGCGCTCCCTCTCAGGCGTCCGACGACTCTTCGCGTGGCTCAAAGCGCAACGGCCCATTGGGCGGCAGACCGTTGGCGCGTACCAAGTCCAAAATCTCATCAATGCGTTGCGGCGTCAGGTTCGCGAAGTATTGGAAGTTGATTTGCATCACAGGGGCTGCCCCGCACGCCGCCAAACAGACCGCCTGTTGCGCGGTAAACAAGCCGTCGGGCGTCGTTTCACCATCTTTGATACCCAGTTTGTCCAGCAAATACTGGTACACCTGCTCCGAACCCACCAAGGCACACGGCATATCGGTGCAAAAGCGAATGACGTACTTCCCTACCGGCTCTTTGAAATAGAGCGAGTAGAAGTGCGCCACTGCATACACATCGGTGGGGTCGAGTTCACAAATTTGGGCGACTTCACGCATGGCTTCTTTGGAAACGTAGCCGTATTCCTCCTGGGCAAGCCAGAGCAACGGCATCACAGCCGCCCGCTTTTCGGGATACCGGCTCAAAATATCTTCAACTTCTTCGCGGTGTTTTTGGTACAAGTTGTTCATGGCATCCACCAATTTCTACCGATCGATTTCACCCAACACGGGGTCCAGGCTGGCGATAATGGCAATCAAGTCCGCCACCAATCCCCCTTCAGCCATGTGCGAGATGATTTGCAAGTTGTTGAAACTGGGTGAGCGCATATGCACGCGATACGGGCGCGCACTGCCATCACTCACCACGTAGAAGCCAATTTCGCCACGCGGCCCTTCAATCGCGGCGTAGGCTTCACCCGGCGGCACCAGCATGCCCTCTGTCCAGAGTTTGAAGTGGTGGATGAGGGCTTCCATCGAAAGGTAAATTTCTTCTTTGGGGGGTGGCGCAACCTTGTGGTTATCCACACGATGAGGACCACCCGGCAACTTGTCCAGCGCCTGGCGAATAATCTTGATACTTTCGCGCATTTCTTGCAGGCGCACTTGATAGCGGTCGAACACGTCGCCATGCGTGCCCACCGGGACATCAAATTCAAATTCTGAATAGACCGAGTAGGGCATCGTCTTGCGCAGGT from Ardenticatena maritima harbors:
- the nuoE gene encoding NADH-quinone oxidoreductase subunit NuoE, coding for MNNLYQKHREEVEDILSRYPEKRAAVMPLLWLAQEEYGYVSKEAMREVAQICELDPTDVYAVAHFYSLYFKEPVGKYVIRFCTDMPCALVGSEQVYQYLLDKLGIKDGETTPDGLFTAQQAVCLAACGAAPVMQINFQYFANLTPQRIDEILDLVRANGLPPNGPLRFEPREESSDA